CGTCTCCGGTGGCAGCGCCTTGCGGTAGTCGGTCAGCGCGGCGGTGCGGTTGTCCCATGCCCGCTCGATGTCGGTGTGCCAGCCGAGCAGCTTGCGGAGCGCGGACGGGTCCGTGGCGAGCCGGATCGCGTGTTCGGACACCGCTCGGTCGAGGGCGGGAGCAGCAGGGGCCGGCCGGGTGGCCAGCCACTCCATCGCCGCGCCGGTGTCGCCGAAGAAGCCCGTGAGGATTCCCGCCATGTTCACCGGAACCAGCGCGAGTTTCGGCGTCGCCGTGGGCAGGTAGCGCAACAGGGCGGCCGCGGTGGCGGAGTCGGCGGCGAAGACGTTCTCCGCGGCGTCCAGTGCCTCGCCAGCGCCGTACCGGCCGACCTCGGGGTAGTAGGTGTCGATCACCAGGCGCTCGACCAGACCCGCTTGCCGCATCCGCTGTGTCCACTCCCCGATCACTTGCGTGTACTGAGAGTAGTGGCCTGGCGTCGCTTCGAGCCGGAGGCGGAGGTGGTCTGTCTCCTGGAGACTGCGATAGCGCAGCCACCAGCACAGGGGTGCGTCGAGAGTGCTCAGGAGGTCGGGGAGCTCGTCGGTGATGAGTTCATCGATCCGCTCGGGGTGGGTGAACAGTTTCGCCGAGATCCACCTGGAGCCCGGAGCGCCAGGCAGTTGCCCGAGTGTGTTGGTCACAGCGGGCAGAGCACCGTCGAGCGGGTCGGGTGCCGGGGGCCGGGTCGTCACCAGGGGGAGCGCGATCTCGTGGGCGTGGCCGTCGAGCCACCCATACTCGGCTGCTGGGCTAGCTGCGTGAAGGATCGCTTGGCCGTGCCGCTTGATGTGGGCGTGCAGGAGGGTGGCGTGCGCGGGCTCGTCGAGCGTGAGCCGGAGGGTGCGATCAGCATCGCGGAGTTCGACCTCGTCAGGGCACCCCCAGTGGCGTCGCCACCCGTCGAGCACGGGGCGCCATTGATCAGGAGCGGTCCTCCCGCCCGGAAGCTCGGCGGAAGTCAGCCGCCATTGGGCCGGGGACAGCACGGTGCGGTGGTAGCGGACCTGGGGCAGGAACGGCAGGCTGGCGTGCGGTCCCCAGTCGAATTGGTACCAGGCGGCGGAAAACGCTCGCGGCAGCTGTGCGAGAAACCGCGCCAGCGGCGGGGGTTGCTTGTCCAACGCGAGTGCGTGGAACACCTGCGGCTCCACGACCTGGCGGCGCGAGAGGCTGACCAGGTGGAGACGGTCGCCGGTCGCGGTGATGGCCAGGTCGTCGATCGTGAGCAGGCTGTCGTCGCCGGACGGTCGGTGCTCGCCCAGCGGAAGAAGGTGGTCGAGGTAGGCCGGCACGCGGCAGACGTTTTCCGCATGCGGGTAGAGCGCTCCGAACGACATCTGCACCCGCAGCGCCCCCTCGGTTGCGGCGGGCAGTGCCCGGTACGCCTGCTCCAGGCCAGAGCCGGTGGCGGTTGGGGTGAACCTGCTGGTGAGGGTGCCGGCGGAGCGGGCGGGCGCGACGGTGAGCAGGAACTCGCCGCGCTCCAGCGCTTGTGCGGTGGGGGCATGGACGTGGGCGGCCAACTCCACGTGGGGCGGGATGAAGCGTTCGTCGAACGTGTCGCCGGTCAGCTCCTCGATGACGTCGTCAGTGAGCACGATTTCCCGAGTGCCATCCAGCATCGCCTTCCACGCCAGCGCGAGCAGCCGCTCGTCGCGCTCGGAGTTCACCGGCGCCGGGGTGGGGCGCACGCGTCCGCGGTAGCCGGCGGGGTAGCCCAAGCCGGCGTCCGGATCGAGGACCTCGGCCAGCGGCACGAGCGTGCCCGTGCCGTACTTGTCGACGAAGGCCGTGTGGTAGTCGCGCCAGGTGGCCTCGCCGGTCGGGTGGCGGGTCAGGCGCAGCAGCGCGCTGGCGGCCTGTTCCATCTCCCGGGCGACCTGGTGAGGCAGCGCGACCGCGCAGTCCAGCCGCAGGTCCACCGCCAACGGGGTGCGTCCCTCCGGCGAGAGTTGCCTCATCCGGCGTGTGAGCCTGACGCGGAGACGGCCCTGCTCGGCCGGAGTGGTCTCCTTCTCGTTGTGGCGGCGCAACTCGTCCAGAATGGCGTCGAGGTGACGCACCAGGGACGAGAGAGCGGGCAAGTCCTCGGCACCGGCCTCGCGCAGGCGTTCCATCAAATAGGCGAACGGATCGGTGACGGTGAACGGAGCGCGCAGGGCGGTCAGCAGGTATCCCTGCCGCACGAGTTCGGTGACCATGTCCCGGACCCTCGACCGGTCCGCGGTGAACTCCTCAGTCAGCGTGTCGATCAGCGCACTGAACCGGACAGGGGTGGCCGCGAGGTGGGTCACGGCCGCGACTGCGCGGGTGTAGCCGATGATGAGTCGGTTCGGCCCTTGCGGGATCTCGAGTCGCTGGCCGCGGCGGACGGCGAGGTCGGTGACCACCACGTGGAGTCATTCGAGCAGTTCGGGGCGTCGTTCAAGTCGGTTGATGATGTCGGCCAGCCACCCAGTGTTGGCGCGGGCCACCCCATGGTGGTTTCCGCCCCAGGTCGTCTGCGCTGTCCGGCCCAACGTCAGTGGAGCCACGCCGGCGAACAGGCCGAACGGGGTGGGGCGGCCGATGCTGCGCAGCAGGTACCGCATGGTCGACAGAGTGGCGCTGCGGGTCCGCCTGTCGCTCACGACGTGTCCTTCGCGGATGGCATCGACGTGGTCGCCAAGGGCGGGGCTGGCTTCACGCATCGCGCCGGCGAGATCGGGCCGCGACCACATCTCCTCCAGCCATCGACGGCAACCGCCGATGTCGGTGAGGTCGGGCCACCGGACCGAGGTGTCCGGAAGCGGCGCGACGGCGGCGCGGAGCAACGCGACGTTGACGTGTCGGTAGAGCGGTCGTTTGTCGCTGGCACGCACTCAGTCCTCCGGTCCGTCGAGTGAGCGATAGGAGACGGCGCCGGGACCGGGTACGTACCTCGGTCCCGGCGGAACCCAACTCAAGCGCCGTGGCTGACGCAGGCGGACGCGCAGGTCGGGTCGCAGCCGTCGTCCGTGTTGCCCTTGCAGCCCGCCAGCGGGTGACCCGCCGGAATGTCGGTGATGATCCGCACGTCGAGCGCGAAGGCGTCCTCGACGGACTGCGCGGCGCGGCGCACTCCGTCGACGAACCCGGGATCGACCACAGTGGTCATGCGTTTCTCCTCTCCTGACCCGACAGTGCGGGTGGTGCTCCAAACGGGACTTCCGTCCGGACGTTGGGTGGGTCCTCGTTCGCTGGCCAGCTCAGAACCCGATCGATCACGTCCTGGGCGCGGCCCAAGTCCGATCGCCATCCCAGAACCTCGTCGTCGTCGGGCGGCGGCTGGCTGTCGCGGGCGAGACGGACCGCGCTCGCGTAGCTCATCCCGTCCGCGTCACGCCAGAGATGAAGGTGATCGACGAACCGGCCGCGGCGAACGCGCGCACGAACCATGCCGCTGCTGTCAACGGCCTCGAAGTGGAAACCCGCCTGCTCGGCCCGTGCCACGACAGCAGCCACCAACAGTGCTTCGCCGACGGCAGCCGGCTCCTGCGGGGCCGGCCCTCCAGTCGTCCCCAGCGGCCTGTCCATCCTGTACCCCAGTTCTGGTCCTCGACGTCGGCTTCGTCCCCAGCCAGCCGACCTCGACACCTAGCTTGAGACCTTTTCCAGCGATCCGGGACGCCAGACAACCGGGCAGCTCGGGGAATGCAGGGGAATGTCGGGGCAGACCCACACCCGCTTGCCGTGACGTGGCGCTGTCGCCTCGTTACACTGCGCGTGACCTGGAGGGGACACGGTGACCGAGCCCAATCGCCTGCTACGCGCCGCGCGCGAAAGGCTGCCCTCGTCGACCGCGCCCGGCGAGCACGCAACCCGTGCCGAGGTCGCTGAACAGGTCAACCGGTGGTTGTGGGAGACCACTGGACGGCGGCATGATCTCGACGCGCATTACCTCGCGAAGCTGGAGCGGGGTGTCGCCCGCTGGCCGAACCCCGCCTACCGATCCGGNCTCCGCCATGTGCTCGGCGTCAGTGACGACGCCGCACTCGGCTTTCGCCCTCCCCGTCGAAGGACTACCGAGCCGCCCGGCCCTGATGCGGCACCGCCACAGCCCAGCGCTCCCTGCTGGGACGCCGACGCCGTACTCGACCAGGCCGCAGCCATCACCAGCGATGACCTGACGCCGTCGACACGCCGAACCGCGCTGCTCACCGGCCTTGCCCTCGCCGTCGAGCTGCAGCCGTTCCTCTGGCCAGCGACGGCCGTCGGCGCAGGGCACGGGGCCGCGTTCACCCCACCCGAGCTGGAGGCAGCAGAACGTCTCGTCGCCTCGCTCCGATCCTGGCGCTCGGCTCCGGGTGTCCTAGCGCGTTCAGCAGTGGTCGCGCAGCTCAATAGCCATGTTCATCGACTCAGAGCCGCGCCTCAAGGCACGCCCGATACAGCGCGAGCGTTCCGGATCGGAGCGGAGCTCGCTGACATCGCCGCCACGATGGCGTGGGACGCAAGCGAACATGGCGGCGCCCAGCAGTACTTCGTGCTCGCCGCCCAGCTGGCTCACGCCGGCGGCGACGACGCGCTGGCAGCCGTCGAGCTGGCCTCGCTCGCGCGGCAGTGCTTCGACCTGAAACGTCCCCGCGATGGACTCGAAATCGTGCAGCTCGCGCAGTACGGCACCCGCCGCACGGCCACTCCGCGCCTCCGGGCCGTACTCGCTACGCGGGAGGCATGGGCTTATGCCCAGCAGGGTGACGACAGGGCCTTCGACCGGGCCGTCGGCCTCGCCGAGGACTTCCACAGCGAAGGTTCCCGCGACGAGGACGCACGCACGCCCACCGCCCGCAGCCTCGACCAGGCCGAACTCGCCGGCGTGATTGGCGCCCGCTACCGCGATCTCGCACGCTACGACCCCAAGCATGCCCGAACCGCCCAGACCTACATCACGCGCGCGCTGGAGCTGCGCCATCCCAGCCGGCTCCGCAATCGCGCATTCGACCTGATCGGCCTCGCGCGCGCCCACCTCATCAGCCGCGAGCCTGACCACGCGGCCGACCTGATCGTGCAGGCAGTGCCGTTAGCCGGTCCCTGGGCCACCGGACGGGTTGGCGTGAAGCTGCAGGACTTCCGCGGCGAAGCGACCCCTTTCGCTAAGGTGCCCGCGGTGCGTGATGCCATCGAAGCCATCAACGCGCTCACCCCCGCAGACTGACCACAGGAAGGCCAACGCCGTTGCCGCGAATCGGGATCACCGGGCATTCGAACCTGACCGCCGAGTCCGTGCCTGCGGTCGCAGAGGGCATCCGCGCCGCGCTCGCCGGCCACGACCGTGACGAGCTGATCGGTGTCACCTGCCTCGGCCGCGGTGCCGACCAGGTCTTCGCCCGCGTCGTGCTCGAACTCGGTGGCGCAGTCGAGGTGGTCCTGCCCGCGTCCGACTACCGGGAGCGCAAAGTCAAGCCGGACAACGCCGCAGAGTTCGACGAACTGCTCGGTCAGGCCAAGACCGTGCACACCATGCCCTTCGACACGTCGAATCGCGAGGCGTACATGGCAGCCAGCGAGCACCTGCTCGACAACGTCGACACCGTGATCGCCGTCTGGGACGGCGGCCCCTCCGGAGGCCACGGCGGCACAGCCGACGTCGTCGACGCCGCACGCGATCGCGGCCTGCCCGTCACCGTGGTCTGGCCGGCAGGCGCTCGCCGAGAATAGCGTGATTTCTGCGGTTTGCCTGCGCCGGGTGATTGGTCGGGGAGTAGAAGCTCGCGAGCAGCGGCCTGCCCCGTGCCCGTCGTTCCCGCACGCAGAAGGTGATAGGAGACCGAGATCCATTCTCGGACTGCTGCGCCAAGTTGCGGCGTGCACCCTTCGGGCGGGGGGACGGCGACAGGTCGCGGGCGCCTCACCCGACTCCCACCGGCACCCCTTCGCCAGGTAATTCAATCGCGCGTTCGGCCGGGCTGATCACTGATCAACCGCTTGGCGACAAGGGCCGGCCACCTGGCGCTGATCCATGCGGGATCTAAGGACACCGAAGGGACTTCCAGTTACGATCTCTAATGCACGTGCAAATGCACGTGCATTACGACGAGAGGATCACGGGCCACAGCGAAAAGGGGTCGTGGCAGGCAGAGGCCCCGGAGGGCGCACCCTCCGGGGCCTCAGTTGTGACGAGGCGCCCTAGCCGGGGCGGATCTCGTCGGCTGCCCCGGAACCTCGAACTGCAGCAAACAGCGTGCCCAGGGGTGACGCCAGGCTGTCGGTGTGCCCGACGCTGGCGTTAGAGCTCAGGATAGGGCCTGTACGGGTTTCCGTACAGACGTTGAGACGCATTAGACAGCGGGTCTAGCAGGGAAAACGACCGGCTCGACCTCGTATCCAGGGGCTTTCACCCGGTGGTGACTTTGCCCGAAAAGGGGTCCAGTGGACAGTTTTGGACGTGGCACTCGGTGCCATTGGATGGTCGGCGAGACCCGAATTTCGACGCGGCGTCCGCATTGGTTAGGGACTGTCGGTCCCCCGTGTCAACATAGATGCGTTCCCCGGCATCACGTGCGTGCCGGGGGCGCGTGCGCAGCCAGGTAGCCGCCTGCGCGCACGTGAGGCGCCGGAGTCTCGAACTGCAGCAAACACGTAATGCCGTCCGGGGCACGCTGCCCGGGCGGCCTGACCTCTACTCCAGAGAGAGGGGCCTGGCCTTGCCCAGAGTGAATTCGCCGTGCGCCAGTGTGGCCGGGGACGACGAGCCGAAGCCGCGCCGGTTCAGTGGTAGCCACATCATCGTGATCGTGCTGGTGTTCAGCTTCACCGGGTGGCTTCTCGCCCGCGGCCTGACCCCGGCCATGTCGATCGGCCTGGTCGGTGCGGCGCTGATCCTGGCCGGCACTGCGCACCGCGCGCGTAGCGATGCCCTGCTGAGCGTGATGCGGCGGCTGGCTACCGCGCTTCTGGCGCCCGGAGCTCCCGCGTAATGGCGTCAACCCAGTCGGCAACGCCGCGCCCGGTCACCGCCCTGACCGTGAGGAAGTGGATCGTCTCGGGGCTAGCTCGCGAACTCGGCCTGCTGGAAGGCGACCTTCCCGAAGAGCTGGAACAGTTGCTGAGAAGGCCGGGTGCGAACTCGCAGGTAGCGATCGAGCAGGTGCTGATCCAACTTGTCCTGCGCAGGGCTTGCCAGGATCGGCCGGTATCAGCGGAGGCTCCCGAGATGACGCTGGATCGCGTTCTGACCGGAGACCCCCTCTGTCACAACTCGCGGGTGGCGGGACAGGCCGATGTGGCCGGCACCGTGACGCCCGCGCGAGGCCGACCGCGGGGACACCGGTTGCTGCCTGATGAGCTGCAGGCCAGCAACGCGTCAGAGTTTGCGGCGCTGCTCCGCAGGATCATGAAACTCGCCGGTTTGTCGGCCGGGCAGGTGGCAATCCGCTCGGACAACTTGATTCCTCGCTCGCAGGCATACAAGCTCGTGGAAGTCGGCCGTGGCGTGCTTCCGACGAAGTCGGAACAGGTCGCCGCTTTCCTCAGCGCCTGTCGCCTGGATCCGGCTCAAGCGCGTGAGGTTATGGTGCTGTGGGTTCGCCTTCATGAACGGTGCTCTGGACCTGAATCGACAACGATGCTTCCGGCGGCGGAAGCACCACTGGTCGCCCAGCTGCCAGTCCTTGACTCACCAGCGTCCCCAGCCCGGGCACCACTCACGACAGGTGAGTGCACCGTGCGCGAAGTGCTGCTCGCCCGTCTGGACCGCTCCAAGCGGCGGCGGAGCCTGCTCGACCTCTCGACGCGCCAATTCACCGTGCTCTTCGGGGTCTTGGTTGCCGCGATCGGTTTCACGGTCGCTGCCCTCTCGGCCGGAAAGCCGCCGATGGCCCTGACTGGGGCAGTTGTGCTCGGCGTGGGCACAGCGATCGTGGGTCTTGGCGCTGGCTGGACGATCAGCTGGTTCCGAAATCAGCTGCGGCGGGAGCGCGAAGCTCGAACACCCACACCGTCCTGATTACCACCGCACCTGCGCGACGAGGGGCTCGCTCGATCACTGCAGCGAGCCCCTCGTCCTGTGCAGGAGTGGCGGGCCGCCAGCTACACGACCAAGAATCCTGAACCGATTCGCCTCCTGCTCTCCATCTACCAGAACCTCGTCCGGATCTGATCAGACGATCGGAGAGGGTCCGTCCTGCGTTCGACAAGCGATCTTTCTCGGCGATCGAGCCCGGTAGGAGGGATCGTGCCCAGGCGTGTCTGGCAGGCGTCCCTCGCCGTCGGGCAGCAGTTCGACCGGGCCGTGACGAGCCGCAGCGGCTGACCGGTCGTACCTCCGGTGGGTAGTACCTTAGCGCTATGGCGAATCGAGGGTCTGTGAGCCGTCTGGTGCTCGCTTCCACGTTCGCCGCTTGCTCAGCCGGTCTTCAGGTTGCCGCAGGCCTGGTAGACGCCATCTTCGCTGTGTTCGTGTTCATGCTGCTGACTGCGGTGACTGCCGCTGCTGCCGCGTGGCTGGGGGCCAAGTCCACTTCAAAAAAACGCCGAACCGCGGGGAAAAATCTCCTGCTGTTTCAGCAAAACGGGATGACGTACTGATCGATCACCGAACGCCCAAATCGGAGTCGGGCTGCATGCAGAACCACTAGGGAGGCGCGACCGAGAGGGTTGCGGTTGTTCGTTCGCGGGTGAGCTCGCCCAGCAGGTTGTGCGCAGTGAGCGTCGCCAGTTTGGCGCAGGGCGCGCCGTGCGCCG
The window above is part of the Amycolatopsis thermoflava N1165 genome. Proteins encoded here:
- a CDS encoding thiopeptide-type bacteriocin biosynthesis protein, with protein sequence MTTRPPAPDPLDGALPAVTNTLGQLPGAPGSRWISAKLFTHPERIDELITDELPDLLSTLDAPLCWWLRYRSLQETDHLRLRLEATPGHYSQYTQVIGEWTQRMRQAGLVERLVIDTYYPEVGRYGAGEALDAAENVFAADSATAAALLRYLPTATPKLALVPVNMAGILTGFFGDTGAAMEWLATRPAPAAPALDRAVSEHAIRLATDPSALRKLLGWHTDIERAWDNRTAALTDYRKALPPETNTDVVLESLLHMHHNRLIGIDRDSERSCRRLTRHAALTWQHRGGAG
- a CDS encoding FxLD family lanthipeptide, yielding MTTVVDPGFVDGVRRAAQSVEDAFALDVRIITDIPAGHPLAGCKGNTDDGCDPTCASACVSHGA